One stretch of Variovorax sp. 54 DNA includes these proteins:
- a CDS encoding HlyC/CorC family transporter yields MADPHPERAPVEREDKRGFLQKLAEFIHPGPDSRDELIETLADAEDNEVIGAESRVMLEGVLRMADMTAGDVMVAAPRMDLVNIDAPFDALLHSVIQTAHSRFPVYEGEKENIIGILLAKDLLKLQRAPGLNIRALLRPATFVPESKGLNDLLREFRGNRNHLAIVIDEFGRVAGLITIEDVLEQIVGEIEDEFDIAEDEGDIFGLADHTYRVSGDTPIERVAEAFGIVFNEEQLSEDFDTIGGLIAHEMGHVPKRGEHHAIGGFDFVVLHTKGGAVRWFRVSPARGGDAAD; encoded by the coding sequence GTGGCCGACCCTCACCCTGAACGCGCTCCCGTTGAACGGGAAGACAAGCGTGGCTTTCTCCAGAAGCTCGCCGAATTCATCCACCCCGGCCCCGATTCACGCGACGAGCTGATCGAAACCCTCGCCGACGCCGAGGACAACGAAGTGATCGGCGCCGAATCGCGCGTGATGCTCGAAGGCGTGCTGCGCATGGCCGACATGACGGCCGGCGACGTGATGGTCGCCGCCCCGCGCATGGACCTCGTGAACATCGACGCGCCCTTCGATGCGCTGCTGCACTCGGTGATCCAGACCGCGCACTCGCGCTTTCCGGTCTACGAGGGCGAAAAAGAAAACATCATCGGCATCCTGCTCGCGAAAGACCTGCTCAAGCTGCAGCGCGCGCCGGGCCTGAACATTCGCGCGCTGCTGCGTCCGGCCACCTTCGTGCCCGAGAGCAAGGGCCTGAACGACCTGCTGCGTGAGTTCCGCGGCAACCGCAACCACCTGGCCATCGTCATCGACGAGTTCGGCCGCGTGGCCGGCCTCATCACCATCGAGGACGTGCTCGAGCAGATCGTCGGCGAGATCGAAGACGAGTTCGACATCGCCGAAGACGAGGGCGACATCTTCGGCCTGGCCGACCACACCTACCGCGTCTCGGGCGACACGCCCATCGAGCGCGTGGCCGAGGCTTTCGGCATCGTCTTCAACGAAGAACAGCTGAGCGAAGACTTCGACACCATCGGCGGACTCATCGCGCACGAGATGGGCCACGTGCCCAAGCGCGGCGAGCACCACGCCATCGGCGGCTTCGACTTCGTCGTGCTGCACACCAAGGGCGGCGCGGTGCGCTGGTTCCGGGTGTCGCCGGCGCGCGGCGGCGACGCGGCCGACTGA
- a CDS encoding GNAT family N-acetyltransferase, with translation MLTAKTLLKASLGLGSFLKAPMVEAQPRAVSAPPPVMVPIRSIGPRERERIARHLLDLTPHDRYLRFGYAAADEQVLRYVEGLDFDRDELFGIYNRRLDLIAMAHVAYAPGDEHSDCAEFGVSVSAHARGRGYGARLFERAVVAARNEGVGMLFIHALSENAAMLKIARNAGATVVRSGSESEAHLQLPTATFDSRMSEIALEHYAAVDFALKSRAKQFWAFLASVQEVRSGMREARGKSAP, from the coding sequence ATGCTTACCGCCAAGACCCTCCTCAAAGCGTCTCTCGGCCTCGGCTCTTTCCTGAAGGCGCCGATGGTTGAAGCGCAGCCGCGCGCCGTCAGCGCGCCACCGCCCGTCATGGTGCCGATCCGCTCGATCGGCCCGCGCGAACGCGAGCGCATCGCGCGCCACCTGCTCGACCTGACCCCGCACGACCGCTACCTGCGCTTCGGCTATGCCGCGGCCGACGAACAGGTCTTGCGCTACGTCGAAGGCCTGGACTTCGACCGCGACGAACTGTTCGGCATCTACAACCGCCGCCTCGACCTGATCGCGATGGCGCACGTGGCCTACGCGCCCGGCGACGAGCACAGCGACTGCGCCGAGTTCGGCGTGTCCGTGTCGGCGCATGCCCGCGGCCGCGGCTACGGCGCGCGCCTGTTCGAGCGTGCCGTGGTGGCCGCGCGCAACGAAGGCGTGGGCATGCTCTTCATCCATGCGCTGAGCGAAAACGCGGCCATGCTCAAGATCGCCCGCAACGCCGGCGCCACCGTGGTGCGCAGCGGCTCGGAGTCGGAAGCCCACCTGCAGCTGCCCACCGCCACCTTCGACAGCCGCATGAGCGAGATCGCGCTGGAACACTACGCTGCGGTCGATTTCGCGCTCAAGAGCCGCGCCAAGCAGTTCTGGGCCTTCCTCGCGAGCGTGCAGGAAGTGCGCAGCGGCATGCGCGAAGCCCGCGGCAAATCAGCACCTTGA
- a CDS encoding Lrp/AsnC family transcriptional regulator, producing the protein MEALDKIDRLILRMLQADGRATYDQIAEQVSLSPSAVLRRVKRLEEHKVIDRYVALVQPEAVGLGLTAYLNVRLEKHTESHKRNPMDLFRASVQTWPEVVECAALTGDMDYLLRVVVADMAHYSRFIMDTLLKHPSVQDCKTSFVLDRVKATTSVPV; encoded by the coding sequence ATGGAAGCACTCGACAAGATCGATCGACTCATTCTGCGCATGCTGCAAGCAGACGGCCGCGCCACCTACGACCAGATCGCCGAGCAGGTCAGCCTGTCGCCCAGCGCCGTGCTGCGGCGGGTCAAGCGGCTTGAAGAGCACAAGGTCATCGACCGCTACGTGGCCCTGGTTCAGCCTGAGGCGGTCGGCCTGGGCCTCACCGCCTACCTGAACGTGCGGCTCGAAAAGCACACCGAAAGCCACAAGCGCAACCCCATGGACCTGTTCCGCGCCAGCGTACAGACCTGGCCCGAGGTGGTCGAGTGCGCCGCGCTCACCGGCGACATGGACTACCTGCTGCGCGTCGTGGTGGCCGACATGGCGCACTACAGCCGCTTCATCATGGACACCCTGCTCAAGCACCCCAGCGTCCAAGACTGCAAGACCAGCTTTGTGCTCGATCGTGTCAAAGCCACAACATCTGTGCCCGTTTAA
- the hppD gene encoding 4-hydroxyphenylpyruvate dioxygenase — protein sequence MSHTDAPAFTPWENPMGTDGFEFIEYAAPDPVAMGQVFERMGFVAIAKHRHKNVLLYRQGTINFILNAEPDSFAQRFAREHGPSVCAIAFRVQDAKQAYERATALGAWGFADKAGPGELNIPAIKGIGDSLIYLVDRWPGKNGAQPGDIGNIGFYDVDFEALPGVSSQDALTRKGNGLTYIDHLTHNVYRGRMDVWANFYEKLFNFREVKYFDIEGQVTGVKSKAMTSPCGKIRIPINEEGKEQAGQIQEYLDMYKGEGIQHIAMGSDDLYESVDALRANGVTLLDTIDTYYELIDKRIPEHGESVAELKKRKILIDGKKDALLLQIFSENQLGPIFFEFIQRKGDDGFGNGNFKALFESIELDQMRRGVLSAAK from the coding sequence ATGAGCCACACCGACGCCCCCGCCTTCACGCCCTGGGAGAACCCGATGGGCACCGACGGTTTCGAATTCATCGAATACGCGGCACCCGATCCGGTCGCGATGGGCCAGGTGTTCGAGCGCATGGGCTTCGTGGCCATCGCCAAGCACCGCCACAAGAACGTGCTGCTGTACCGCCAGGGCACGATCAACTTCATCCTGAACGCCGAGCCCGATTCGTTCGCCCAGCGTTTCGCACGCGAGCACGGCCCGAGCGTGTGCGCCATCGCCTTCCGCGTGCAGGACGCCAAGCAGGCCTACGAGCGCGCCACCGCGCTGGGCGCCTGGGGCTTCGCCGACAAGGCCGGCCCGGGCGAGCTGAACATTCCCGCAATCAAGGGCATCGGCGACAGCCTGATCTACCTGGTGGACCGCTGGCCCGGCAAGAACGGCGCGCAGCCGGGCGACATCGGCAACATCGGCTTCTACGACGTGGACTTCGAGGCGCTGCCGGGCGTGTCGTCGCAGGACGCGCTCACGCGCAAGGGCAACGGCCTGACCTACATCGACCACCTGACGCACAACGTGTACCGCGGCCGCATGGACGTGTGGGCGAACTTCTACGAGAAGCTCTTCAACTTCCGCGAAGTGAAGTACTTCGACATCGAAGGCCAGGTGACGGGCGTGAAGAGCAAGGCCATGACCAGCCCCTGCGGCAAGATCCGCATCCCGATCAACGAAGAGGGCAAGGAACAGGCCGGCCAGATCCAGGAGTACCTGGACATGTACAAGGGCGAGGGCATCCAGCACATCGCCATGGGCTCGGACGACCTGTACGAGAGCGTCGACGCGCTGCGCGCCAACGGCGTGACGCTGCTGGACACCATCGACACGTACTACGAGCTGATCGACAAGCGCATTCCCGAGCACGGCGAAAGCGTGGCCGAGCTGAAGAAACGCAAGATCCTGATCGACGGCAAGAAGGACGCACTGCTGCTGCAGATCTTCAGTGAGAACCAGCTGGGCCCGATCTTCTTCGAGTTCATCCAGCGCAAGGGCGACGACGGCTTCGGCAACGGCAACTTCAAGGCGCTGTTCGAGAGCATCGAGCTCGACCAGATGCGCCGCGGCGTGCTGAGCGCCGCAAAATAA
- a CDS encoding transporter substrate-binding domain-containing protein codes for MRHASSSTVVTSFVAAAAAAVVLSGCASAPPAAGPGASHLDTVQKAAVLLICTPGDYRPFSFQKADASFEGIDVDLMAGFSASLGAKPEWVKTTWANLLPDLAAGKCDIAVGGVSVTTDRQKRAFFSAPYMVNGKTPIARCADVAKYQSVAAIDQPSTRVIFNPGGSNERFARTNFKQAKLTLHGENVTIFDEILANRVDVFVTESAEAITQQKLKPGLCAVNPDKPLQYGEMAWMLPRDDVAFKSYVDQWLHLQQAGGDFQRVMDRWLK; via the coding sequence ATGCGCCACGCGTCTTCTTCGACTGTCGTCACTTCCTTCGTCGCGGCAGCCGCCGCTGCGGTCGTGCTCTCGGGCTGTGCCTCGGCGCCGCCTGCGGCCGGCCCGGGTGCCTCGCACCTGGACACGGTGCAGAAGGCGGCGGTGCTGCTCATCTGCACGCCGGGCGACTACCGGCCCTTCAGCTTCCAGAAGGCCGACGCCTCGTTCGAAGGCATCGACGTCGACCTGATGGCGGGCTTCAGCGCCAGCCTCGGCGCCAAGCCCGAGTGGGTCAAGACGACCTGGGCCAACCTGCTGCCCGACCTGGCTGCAGGCAAGTGCGACATCGCCGTGGGCGGCGTGTCGGTGACCACCGACCGCCAGAAGCGCGCCTTCTTCAGCGCGCCCTACATGGTCAACGGCAAGACGCCCATCGCGCGCTGCGCCGACGTGGCCAAGTACCAGAGCGTAGCGGCCATCGACCAGCCGTCGACCCGCGTGATCTTCAATCCGGGCGGCAGCAACGAACGCTTCGCCCGCACCAATTTCAAGCAGGCCAAGCTCACGCTGCACGGCGAGAACGTCACGATCTTCGACGAGATCCTGGCCAACCGCGTCGACGTGTTCGTCACCGAATCGGCCGAAGCCATCACGCAGCAGAAGCTCAAGCCCGGGCTGTGCGCGGTGAACCCCGACAAGCCGCTGCAGTACGGCGAGATGGCCTGGATGCTGCCGCGCGACGACGTGGCTTTCAAATCGTATGTCGACCAATGGCTGCACCTGCAGCAAGCCGGCGGCGACTTCCAGCGCGTGATGGACCGCTGGCTCAAATAA
- the phhA gene encoding phenylalanine 4-monooxygenase yields MDTPAAVVTPAVYGASDRPPRGDYSRGGSVQADYTCPQDWASYTAADHDTYKRLYERQAAQLPGLACDAFIQALPLLGVKDRIPRFEELNERLHRATGWEIVAVPGLIPELPFFTLLANRKFPVTDWIRKPEEFDYIVEPDVFHDLFGHVPMLFDPTFADYVQRYGQGGMKAHELGAGEKLARLYWYTVEFGLIRQPEGLRAYGAGILSSVGELQHAVRSPEPHRLPLDLLRTMRTQYKIDTYQANYFVIENFAQLFDLTAPDFTPLYRALEVEADIPAGVLLPGESGNA; encoded by the coding sequence ATGGATACCCCCGCCGCCGTTGTCACCCCCGCCGTCTATGGCGCCTCCGATCGCCCGCCGCGCGGCGACTACTCGCGCGGCGGTTCGGTGCAAGCCGACTACACCTGCCCGCAAGACTGGGCCAGCTACACGGCAGCCGACCACGACACCTACAAGCGGCTGTACGAACGCCAGGCCGCGCAGCTGCCGGGCCTGGCCTGCGACGCCTTCATCCAGGCGCTGCCGCTGCTCGGCGTGAAAGACCGCATCCCGCGCTTCGAGGAGCTCAACGAGCGCCTGCACCGCGCCACCGGCTGGGAGATCGTGGCGGTGCCGGGGCTGATTCCCGAGCTGCCCTTCTTCACGTTGCTGGCGAACCGCAAGTTCCCCGTGACCGACTGGATCCGCAAGCCCGAAGAGTTCGACTACATCGTCGAGCCCGATGTGTTCCACGATCTGTTCGGCCACGTGCCGATGCTGTTCGACCCGACCTTCGCCGACTACGTGCAGCGCTACGGCCAGGGCGGCATGAAGGCACACGAGCTGGGTGCCGGCGAGAAGCTGGCGCGCCTGTACTGGTACACGGTCGAGTTCGGCCTGATCCGCCAGCCCGAGGGCCTGCGCGCCTACGGCGCCGGCATCCTGAGTTCGGTCGGCGAGCTGCAGCACGCGGTGCGCAGCCCCGAGCCGCACCGCCTGCCGCTCGACCTGCTGCGCACCATGCGCACGCAATACAAGATCGACACCTACCAGGCCAACTACTTCGTGATCGAGAACTTCGCGCAGCTCTTCGATCTCACGGCACCCGACTTCACGCCGCTGTACCGCGCGCTCGAAGTCGAGGCCGACATCCCGGCCGGCGTGCTGCTGCCGGGCGAATCCGGCAACGCCTGA
- a CDS encoding AMP-binding protein, whose protein sequence is MQTSAQQNYPAGVPHEIHPEQYRSLPHMFDEAFGRYKDRPFSVCMERWMSYGELDELSKAMGAWLQSRGLEPGARVAIMLPNVPQFAVTMCAVLRAGYTCVNVNPLYTARELEHQLKDSGATAIVVLENFAATLEQVIERTPVKHVVMTAMGDLLGGLYGTWITVAVRHLAKMVPPYKLPLSEGRTVTPFKQAIADGRGRTLGPDQSTLDSIAFLQYTGGTTGLSKGAVLTHRNIVAATLQAEAWFTPALARAGDLAKVNSIAALPLYHIFALTLCLLVIRQGSHMTLIPNPRDFNKFVAVLKKRPFHMLPAVNTLFNALLMHPEFKTVDFSTLFVSQAGGMAASEGTARKWFEATGCPMIEGWGMSETCAIGTNNPVSNTKFTGTIGLPLPSIEIAIKDDEGQSLPIGQAGELCIKGPNVMTGYYNQPAETAAAFTADGFMRTGDIAVMQEDGYSRIVDRKKDMILVSGFNVFPNELENVISLCPGVVECAAVGVPDEKQGEAIKVFVVRRDPTLTEDAVLQYCNGQLTGYKRPKHIEFRESLPKTNVGKILRRELRTSAGA, encoded by the coding sequence ATGCAGACATCCGCGCAACAGAACTATCCGGCCGGCGTGCCGCACGAGATTCATCCGGAGCAGTACCGCTCCCTGCCTCACATGTTCGACGAGGCCTTCGGCCGCTACAAGGACCGGCCGTTTTCGGTCTGCATGGAGCGCTGGATGTCGTACGGCGAGCTCGACGAGCTCTCCAAAGCGATGGGGGCCTGGCTGCAGTCGCGTGGCCTCGAGCCCGGCGCGCGGGTGGCGATCATGCTGCCCAACGTGCCTCAGTTTGCGGTCACGATGTGTGCCGTGCTGCGCGCGGGCTACACCTGCGTGAACGTCAACCCGCTGTACACGGCGCGCGAGCTGGAACACCAGCTCAAGGACTCCGGCGCCACGGCCATCGTCGTCCTCGAGAACTTTGCCGCCACGCTCGAGCAGGTGATCGAGCGCACGCCGGTCAAGCACGTGGTGATGACCGCGATGGGCGACCTGCTCGGCGGGCTGTACGGCACGTGGATCACGGTGGCCGTGCGCCACCTGGCCAAGATGGTGCCGCCCTACAAGCTGCCGCTGAGCGAAGGCCGTACGGTCACGCCGTTCAAGCAAGCGATTGCCGATGGCCGCGGGCGCACGCTCGGACCCGACCAGAGCACGCTCGATTCCATCGCCTTCCTGCAGTACACGGGTGGCACCACCGGTTTGTCGAAGGGTGCGGTGCTGACCCACCGCAACATCGTCGCCGCCACGCTGCAAGCCGAAGCCTGGTTCACACCGGCGCTGGCGCGGGCCGGCGACCTCGCGAAGGTCAACAGCATCGCGGCGCTGCCGCTGTATCACATCTTCGCGCTGACGCTGTGCCTGCTGGTGATCCGCCAGGGCTCGCACATGACGCTGATTCCGAACCCGCGCGACTTCAACAAGTTCGTCGCTGTGCTGAAGAAGCGGCCCTTCCACATGCTGCCGGCCGTGAACACCTTGTTCAACGCGCTGCTGATGCACCCGGAGTTCAAGACGGTCGACTTCTCCACGCTGTTCGTGTCGCAGGCCGGCGGCATGGCGGCCTCCGAAGGCACGGCGCGCAAGTGGTTCGAGGCCACCGGCTGCCCGATGATCGAAGGCTGGGGCATGAGCGAAACCTGCGCGATCGGCACCAACAACCCGGTGTCGAACACGAAGTTCACGGGCACCATCGGCCTGCCGTTGCCGAGCATTGAGATCGCGATCAAAGACGATGAAGGCCAATCGCTGCCGATCGGCCAGGCGGGCGAACTCTGCATCAAGGGTCCGAACGTGATGACCGGCTACTACAACCAGCCCGCCGAGACGGCGGCCGCCTTCACGGCCGACGGCTTCATGCGCACCGGCGACATCGCCGTGATGCAGGAAGACGGCTACAGCCGGATCGTCGACCGCAAGAAGGACATGATTCTCGTGAGCGGTTTCAACGTGTTCCCCAACGAGCTGGAGAACGTGATCTCGCTGTGCCCGGGGGTTGTCGAATGCGCGGCGGTCGGCGTGCCGGACGAGAAGCAAGGCGAAGCCATCAAGGTCTTCGTGGTCCGCAGGGACCCGACGCTGACGGAAGACGCCGTGCTCCAGTATTGCAACGGACAGCTCACCGGCTACAAGCGGCCGAAGCACATCGAGTTCCGCGAGTCGCTGCCCAAGACCAACGTGGGGAAGATCCTGCGGCGCGAGCTGCGCACCAGCGCCGGTGCCTGA
- a CDS encoding MBL fold metallo-hydrolase: MPDGVGHGEASAGLPANVVVFERGWLSSNNILFVGARETALVDTGYATHADQTLALVESVLGERPLDRVLNTHLHSDHCGGNAALQQRYPSMRTDIPPGEAALVERWDAQGLSFLATGQSCPRFGFTGLLEPGTECLLGDSAWQVHGAPGHDPHSVILFDPVSRTLISADALWENGFGIAFPELMGEPSFGDIAATLDLIEKLAPLQVIPGHGGVFVDVDRALETARRRLAGLQRDPIKHARHAMKVLMKFKLLELHAVSHAEWGAWLEGTPYFELIRARFFAGETLVDLTADLLSELIAVGAAQSDALGVRNA; encoded by the coding sequence GTGCCTGACGGCGTGGGGCACGGGGAAGCCAGCGCCGGACTGCCGGCGAATGTCGTCGTGTTCGAACGGGGCTGGCTGTCGTCGAACAACATCCTGTTCGTCGGCGCGCGGGAAACGGCGCTGGTGGACACGGGGTATGCCACGCACGCCGATCAGACGCTGGCCTTGGTGGAGTCTGTGTTGGGAGAGCGTCCGCTTGATCGGGTACTGAACACGCATCTGCACAGTGATCACTGTGGGGGGAATGCGGCTTTGCAGCAGCGCTATCCGTCGATGCGAACGGACATTCCGCCTGGAGAAGCGGCGCTGGTCGAGCGATGGGATGCGCAAGGTCTGAGTTTTCTTGCAACGGGGCAGAGTTGCCCGCGTTTTGGCTTCACTGGATTGCTCGAGCCAGGCACTGAATGCCTGCTGGGAGACAGCGCGTGGCAAGTGCATGGCGCTCCGGGCCACGATCCGCATTCGGTGATCCTGTTCGATCCGGTGTCGCGGACCCTGATTTCAGCAGATGCGCTGTGGGAAAACGGGTTCGGCATCGCCTTTCCCGAGCTGATGGGCGAACCTTCGTTCGGAGATATCGCAGCTACGCTCGATTTGATCGAGAAGTTGGCACCCCTGCAGGTGATTCCAGGTCATGGCGGAGTCTTTGTCGATGTCGACCGAGCTTTGGAGACGGCGCGCCGGCGTTTAGCTGGCTTGCAGCGAGACCCGATCAAGCACGCGCGCCATGCGATGAAGGTGTTGATGAAGTTCAAGCTGCTGGAGTTGCATGCGGTGTCGCACGCTGAGTGGGGAGCGTGGCTTGAGGGCACGCCGTATTTCGAGCTGATTCGAGCTCGATTCTTTGCGGGTGAGACGCTGGTCGATCTGACGGCGGACTTGCTGTCGGAGCTGATTGCAGTTGGCGCAGCGCAATCCGATGCTTTGGGAGTTCGCAACGCCTGA